In Agromyces archimandritae, one genomic interval encodes:
- a CDS encoding NAD kinase: MDGSDPRHFTRRRRVNDRRFLVVSHGTRRAALEATIEVCTQLTAAGATPVIAGEQWDELHEVEPELNGNARRLEEVDPSGIELVIVLGGDGTILRAAELMRDHPSVPLFGVNLGHVGFLAESERDDLGYTVQRALARDYRVEERMTIEVRVFQHAAVVYEGWALNDVTVEKAERERMLEVVIEVDRRPLSSFGCDGVVMSTPTGSTAYSFSAGGPVVWPSVEALLLVPLSAHALFARPIVVGPESSLVVEIVPRTEAAAVIWCDGRRAFDLEPGARVVVRRSPVPVRLARLHEAPFTDRLVNKFQLPVTGWRGPIARD, translated from the coding sequence ATGGACGGGTCGGATCCGAGACATTTCACGAGGAGGCGCAGGGTGAACGACCGCCGGTTCCTCGTCGTCTCGCATGGCACGCGCCGTGCCGCGCTCGAGGCCACGATCGAGGTGTGCACGCAGCTGACGGCCGCCGGCGCCACCCCCGTCATCGCCGGCGAACAATGGGATGAGCTGCACGAGGTCGAACCGGAGCTGAACGGCAACGCCCGCCGGCTCGAAGAGGTCGACCCCTCCGGCATCGAGCTCGTCATCGTCCTCGGCGGGGACGGCACGATCCTCCGCGCCGCAGAGCTGATGCGCGACCACCCCTCGGTGCCGCTGTTCGGGGTGAACCTCGGCCACGTCGGTTTCCTCGCCGAGAGCGAGCGGGACGACCTCGGATACACGGTGCAGCGGGCTCTCGCGCGCGACTACCGCGTCGAAGAGCGCATGACGATCGAGGTGCGCGTCTTCCAGCACGCCGCCGTCGTCTACGAGGGCTGGGCGTTGAACGACGTCACCGTCGAGAAGGCCGAGCGGGAGCGCATGCTCGAGGTCGTCATCGAGGTCGACCGCCGGCCCCTGTCGTCGTTCGGCTGCGACGGGGTCGTCATGTCGACGCCGACCGGGTCGACCGCCTACTCCTTCTCCGCCGGCGGGCCCGTGGTGTGGCCGAGCGTCGAGGCGCTCCTGCTCGTGCCGCTCAGCGCCCACGCGCTCTTCGCCCGGCCGATCGTCGTCGGCCCCGAGTCGAGCCTCGTCGTCGAGATCGTGCCGCGCACCGAAGCAGCAGCGGTGATCTGGTGCGACGGACGGCGGGCCTTCGACCTCGAGCCGGGCGCGCGGGTCGTCGTGCGGCGCTCGCCCGTGCCGGTGCGGCTCGCGCGACTGCACGAGGCGCCGTTCACGGATCGGCTCGTCAACAAGTTCCAGCTGCCGGTGACGGGATGGAGGGGGCCGATCGCTCGTGATTGA
- a CDS encoding TlyA family RNA methyltransferase: MSGSGERLDSALAARGLARSRTHAARLIADGAVAVDGAIVLKPSVRVAEGQRLDVHAADHYVSRAAHKLIAALDAFGVDPAGRVVLDAGASTGGFTQVLLERGARTVLAVDVGHGQLSPDLAGADGLVLVEGCNVRELDAARLAELTGVAEGPTLVVADLSFISLTTVLPALRASAADDADFVLLVKPQFEVGRGGVREGIVTDPDLRADAVERVLWAGFDQGLGTAGVISSPMPGSHGNLEVLVHLVPGGAADPSEWTGRIRDISRGGAG, from the coding sequence GTGAGCGGCTCCGGCGAGCGGCTCGACAGCGCGTTGGCCGCGCGCGGGCTCGCACGCTCCCGCACGCACGCGGCACGGCTCATCGCCGACGGTGCGGTCGCCGTCGACGGGGCGATCGTGCTGAAGCCCTCCGTGCGCGTCGCCGAGGGGCAGCGGCTCGACGTGCACGCCGCCGACCACTATGTGAGCCGCGCTGCCCACAAGCTCATCGCCGCCCTCGACGCCTTCGGCGTGGACCCGGCCGGCCGGGTCGTGCTCGACGCCGGCGCATCCACCGGCGGATTCACGCAGGTGCTCCTCGAACGCGGCGCTCGCACGGTGCTCGCCGTCGACGTCGGGCACGGCCAGCTTTCCCCGGATCTCGCCGGCGCGGACGGGCTCGTGCTCGTCGAGGGCTGCAACGTGCGCGAGCTCGACGCGGCGCGCCTGGCCGAACTCACGGGAGTGGCCGAAGGCCCGACCCTCGTCGTCGCCGACCTGTCGTTCATCTCGCTGACGACCGTGCTGCCCGCCCTCCGCGCGAGCGCAGCGGACGACGCCGACTTCGTGCTCCTCGTGAAGCCGCAGTTCGAGGTCGGTCGGGGCGGCGTTCGCGAGGGGATCGTGACCGATCCCGACCTCCGCGCCGACGCCGTCGAACGCGTGCTGTGGGCCGGCTTCGACCAGGGGCTCGGCACCGCCGGCGTCATCTCCTCCCCAATGCCCGGATCGCACGGGAATCTCGAGGTTCTCGTGCATCTGGTGCCGGGCGGCGCGGCGGATCCGTCAGAATGGACGGGTCGGATCCGAGACATTTCACGAGGAGGCGCAGGGTGA
- a CDS encoding HAD-IIA family hydrolase, which translates to MALFRTKTEGEAPIAGADAILADLDGVVYRGAGAIPFAVASLNRAAAAMPVGYLTNNAARSDASVAAHLVELGLRTEPRDVVTSPQAAMRLLRAAVPEGATVLVVGGEGIVVELERAGYRPTRSADDGPAAVVQGFAPDVAWTQLAEASFALRPGSENGTGIPWIATNMDWTIPVARGIAPGNGTLVSAVHTAVGRFPEVAGKPETPIFAEAAERFGARTPLMIGDRLDTDILGASRAGIRSAVVLTGIDRAKQLLAAEAGMRPDFILADLRGLHEPYPLARAGRNGEVRVGDARVRLEGSRIAVVADGDPLDRLRAACTVIWESGRPIHTLEVPPELYGSGT; encoded by the coding sequence ATGGCCCTCTTCCGGACGAAGACTGAGGGCGAGGCGCCCATCGCGGGCGCCGACGCGATCCTCGCCGACCTCGACGGAGTCGTCTACCGCGGTGCCGGTGCCATCCCCTTCGCGGTGGCGAGCCTGAACCGGGCCGCGGCCGCCATGCCCGTCGGCTACCTCACGAACAATGCGGCCAGAAGCGACGCCTCCGTCGCGGCCCACCTCGTCGAACTCGGGCTCCGCACCGAACCCCGCGACGTCGTGACCTCGCCGCAGGCGGCCATGCGATTGCTGCGGGCCGCCGTTCCGGAAGGAGCGACGGTGCTCGTCGTCGGCGGCGAAGGCATCGTCGTCGAGCTCGAGCGGGCCGGCTACCGGCCGACGCGATCCGCCGACGACGGCCCGGCAGCGGTCGTACAGGGCTTCGCACCCGACGTCGCCTGGACGCAACTCGCCGAAGCGTCGTTCGCCCTGCGGCCCGGATCCGAGAACGGCACCGGAATCCCGTGGATCGCGACGAACATGGACTGGACGATCCCCGTCGCCCGCGGCATCGCACCGGGCAACGGCACCCTCGTCTCGGCCGTGCACACCGCCGTCGGCCGTTTTCCGGAGGTCGCCGGCAAGCCCGAAACGCCGATCTTCGCTGAGGCCGCCGAACGGTTCGGCGCGCGTACCCCGCTCATGATCGGCGACCGCCTCGACACCGACATCCTCGGCGCGTCGCGCGCCGGCATCCGCTCGGCCGTCGTGCTCACCGGTATCGACCGCGCCAAACAGCTCCTCGCCGCCGAGGCCGGCATGCGGCCCGACTTCATCCTCGCCGACCTGCGCGGCTTGCACGAGCCGTACCCGCTCGCGCGTGCCGGACGGAACGGCGAGGTCCGCGTCGGCGACGCACGAGTCCGCCTCGAGGGATCCCGGATCGCCGTCGTGGCAGACGGGGATCCGCTCGACCGTCTGCGCGCGGCCTGCACCGTGATCTGGGAATCGGGTCGGCCGATCCACACGCTCGAGGTGCCGCCGGAACTCTACGGGAGCGGGACCTGA